Proteins encoded within one genomic window of Pararhizobium capsulatum DSM 1112:
- the uraH gene encoding hydroxyisourate hydrolase — translation MKSHSGNDGRLTTHVLDTALGRPAAGLRIDLYRIEGADSQHVRTTETNDDGRCDQPLLSGADMKAGVYELRFHAGAYLANAGSGPAFLDLIPIRFGIADETAHYHVPLLVSPYSYSTYRGS, via the coding sequence ATGAAGTCTCACTCTGGAAATGACGGTCGCCTGACGACCCATGTGCTGGACACGGCCTTGGGCCGCCCCGCCGCCGGCCTGCGCATCGATCTCTACCGGATTGAAGGCGCCGACAGCCAGCATGTTCGGACCACCGAGACCAATGACGACGGCCGCTGCGACCAGCCGCTCTTGAGCGGCGCCGACATGAAGGCCGGCGTCTACGAGCTGCGCTTCCACGCCGGCGCCTATCTGGCGAACGCCGGTTCCGGCCCGGCCTTTCTCGACCTCATCCCGATCCGTTTCGGCATTGCCGACGAGACGGCGCATTACCACGTGCCGCTGCTGGTTTCGCCCTACAGCTACTCGACCTACCGGGGGAGCTGA
- the xdhA gene encoding xanthine dehydrogenase small subunit: MATRNTIRFLLNHKPVELSDVSPVRTLLDFLRLERNLRGTKEGCAEGDCGACTVLVGRLLNGVLKYESVNACIRFVGSLDGCHVVTVDALALPTGPLHPVQQAMVDTHASQCGFCTPGFVMSLYGLWMEDPKPSITAIEKALQGNLCRCTGYAAIIRAAEAVSTIGDANRDPLIAERAAITEKLEALRDGSRVVVGEGKDRIILPASVNDLSEVFAAEPSARIVAGSTDVGLWVTKFMRDIAPVVHIGHLDELRAITTDADSITLGAGVSYTESYTVIVRHFPQLAELWDRIGGQQVRNMGTVGGNIANGSPIGDTPPALIALGASVSLRKGRERRRVPLESFFIDYGKQDRQPGEFVEAVHIPFLNKGEQFAVYKITKRLDEDISAVCGAFRVAFDETGNVAKAVIAFGGMAGTPKRAANAEAALVGKGWNEASVAAAMEALGADYTPLTDWRASADYRLLVAKNLLKRFHLEMQGTEPVRLDRKIAV, from the coding sequence ATGGCCACGCGCAACACAATCCGCTTTCTTCTGAACCACAAGCCGGTCGAACTTTCCGACGTCTCGCCGGTTCGCACCCTGCTCGATTTCCTGCGGCTGGAGCGCAATCTGCGCGGCACCAAGGAAGGCTGTGCGGAAGGCGACTGCGGTGCCTGCACGGTGCTGGTCGGGCGGCTTCTGAACGGCGTCCTGAAATATGAGAGCGTCAATGCCTGCATCCGATTCGTCGGTTCGCTGGATGGCTGTCATGTTGTGACGGTGGATGCTCTGGCCCTGCCGACCGGCCCGCTGCATCCCGTGCAACAGGCCATGGTCGACACGCACGCTTCGCAATGCGGCTTCTGCACGCCGGGCTTCGTCATGTCGCTCTACGGCCTCTGGATGGAAGATCCGAAACCTTCCATCACCGCGATCGAGAAGGCGCTGCAGGGCAATCTGTGTCGCTGCACCGGCTACGCGGCAATCATCCGCGCGGCCGAAGCGGTGTCCACGATCGGCGATGCCAACCGCGATCCGCTCATTGCGGAGCGCGCGGCGATCACCGAAAAGCTTGAAGCGCTTCGCGACGGCAGCCGCGTCGTCGTGGGCGAGGGCAAGGACCGGATCATCCTGCCTGCCTCCGTCAATGACCTCTCGGAAGTCTTTGCAGCAGAACCCTCGGCGCGGATCGTCGCCGGCTCGACCGATGTCGGCCTGTGGGTGACGAAGTTCATGCGCGATATCGCGCCGGTCGTGCATATCGGCCACCTCGACGAATTGAGGGCGATCACGACCGATGCCGATAGCATCACGCTCGGCGCCGGCGTCAGCTACACCGAGTCCTATACCGTCATCGTCAGGCACTTCCCGCAGCTTGCCGAACTCTGGGACCGTATCGGTGGCCAGCAGGTGCGCAACATGGGCACGGTCGGCGGCAACATCGCCAACGGCTCGCCGATCGGCGACACGCCGCCAGCCTTAATTGCGCTTGGCGCCAGCGTTTCGCTGCGCAAGGGTAGAGAGCGCCGCCGTGTGCCGCTTGAAAGCTTCTTCATCGACTATGGCAAGCAGGATCGCCAGCCCGGCGAGTTCGTCGAAGCGGTGCATATCCCGTTCCTGAACAAGGGCGAACAATTCGCGGTCTACAAGATCACCAAGCGCCTCGACGAGGACATCTCCGCCGTCTGCGGCGCATTCCGTGTGGCATTCGATGAGACCGGCAATGTCGCCAAGGCCGTCATCGCCTTCGGCGGCATGGCCGGAACGCCGAAGCGGGCGGCCAACGCCGAAGCTGCCCTTGTCGGCAAAGGCTGGAACGAAGCGTCCGTCGCGGCCGCGATGGAGGCCCTTGGCGCCGACTATACGCCGCTCACCGATTGGCGCGCCTCGGCCGATTATCGCCTGCTGGTCGCGAAAAATCTGCTGAAGCGCTTTCATCTGGAAATGCAGGGCACCGAGCCCGTGCGGCTTGACCGCAAGATCGCCGTGTGA
- the xdhB gene encoding xanthine dehydrogenase molybdopterin binding subunit, with protein sequence MNVMQPIDRIRGAVHDKERHESGHKHVTGTAEYIDDMPEPAGTLHAYLGLSQRAHAEILSIDFDAVAASTGVVGILTAVDIPGENDVSQAHKHDDPVFATGLVEFHGQPIFAVIAESREDARRAAARVKIDYRDLPHVTDVIEATEANYPLVIDPLKLERGDIADGFARARHILEGEMRIGGQDHFYLEGQISLAIPGEDEEVTVYASTQHPSETQHMVGQVLGVPSHAVTVNVRRMGGAFGGKETQANIFAAVAALAAKKYGRAVKIRPDRDDDMTATGKRHDFHVDYKLGFDDEGHIDAVDAVFAARCGFSADLSGPVTDRALFHADNCYFYPNVRLRSRPVKTNTVSNTAFRGFGGPQGMVGGERFIEDIAYTLGKDPLEIRKLNFYGGEGRNLTPYHQTVEDNIIGRIIEELEQSADYAARRADIVAFNRKSSVIRKGIALTPVKFGISFTKTEYNQAGALVHVYADGSIQLNHGGTEMGQGLYTKVAQVVADEFQVDLDRIRVTATSTGKVPNTSATAASSGSDLNGMAAADAAQQIKARLVKFAAERFGVAESDVAFEPNVVRAGIERIPFPDFIKAAYGARIQLSAAGFYKTPKIHWNRAEGRGRPFFYYAYGASCSEVSVDTLTGEYQVDRTDILHDVGRSLNPALDIGQVEGAFVQGMGWLTMEELWWDAKGRLRTHAPSTYKIPLASDRPRIFNVRLADWSVNREETIRRSKAVGEPPFMLGISVLEAISMAAASVADYLIPPRIDAPATPERVLMAVERLRCQGIEDNDAGLPRRHS encoded by the coding sequence ATGAATGTGATGCAGCCCATCGACCGCATCCGCGGCGCCGTCCACGACAAGGAACGGCATGAATCCGGACACAAGCACGTCACCGGAACCGCGGAATATATCGACGACATGCCGGAACCGGCAGGCACCCTGCATGCCTATCTCGGCCTGTCGCAACGGGCCCATGCCGAAATCCTGTCGATCGATTTCGACGCGGTTGCCGCAAGCACCGGTGTCGTCGGCATCCTGACGGCTGTCGATATTCCCGGTGAAAACGATGTGAGCCAGGCGCACAAGCATGACGATCCGGTGTTTGCGACCGGCCTTGTCGAGTTTCATGGCCAGCCGATCTTCGCCGTCATCGCCGAGAGCCGCGAGGACGCGCGGCGCGCCGCCGCCAGGGTGAAGATTGACTACCGCGACCTGCCGCATGTGACCGATGTCATCGAGGCGACCGAAGCCAACTATCCCCTCGTCATCGATCCCTTGAAGCTCGAACGCGGCGATATCGCCGATGGTTTCGCCAGGGCAAGGCACATCCTAGAAGGCGAGATGCGAATCGGCGGGCAGGACCATTTCTATCTCGAAGGCCAGATTTCGCTCGCCATTCCCGGCGAAGATGAAGAGGTGACGGTCTATGCCTCCACCCAGCATCCCAGCGAAACACAGCACATGGTCGGTCAGGTGCTCGGCGTGCCCTCCCATGCCGTGACCGTCAATGTGCGGCGCATGGGCGGGGCCTTTGGCGGTAAGGAGACGCAGGCGAACATTTTCGCGGCCGTCGCTGCCCTTGCAGCGAAAAAATACGGCCGCGCGGTGAAAATCCGCCCGGACCGCGACGACGATATGACTGCCACCGGCAAGCGCCATGATTTTCATGTCGACTACAAGCTCGGCTTCGACGATGAGGGGCATATCGATGCTGTCGACGCAGTGTTTGCCGCGCGCTGCGGCTTTTCCGCCGACCTGTCCGGCCCGGTCACCGACCGCGCATTGTTCCATGCCGATAACTGCTATTTCTACCCGAATGTTCGCCTGCGCTCGCGGCCGGTGAAGACCAACACCGTCTCCAACACCGCCTTCCGCGGTTTCGGCGGGCCGCAGGGCATGGTCGGCGGTGAGCGCTTCATCGAGGACATCGCCTATACGCTCGGCAAGGACCCCCTGGAGATCCGCAAGCTGAATTTCTATGGCGGTGAGGGCCGGAACCTGACGCCCTATCATCAGACGGTCGAGGACAACATCATCGGCCGCATCATCGAGGAGCTGGAGCAGTCGGCGGACTATGCGGCGCGGCGTGCCGACATCGTCGCCTTCAACCGCAAGAGCAGCGTCATCCGCAAGGGCATCGCGCTGACGCCGGTGAAGTTCGGCATCTCCTTCACCAAGACGGAATACAATCAGGCCGGCGCGTTGGTGCATGTCTATGCCGATGGCTCGATCCAGCTGAACCACGGCGGAACCGAGATGGGGCAGGGGCTCTATACCAAGGTCGCGCAGGTGGTGGCAGACGAGTTCCAGGTCGATCTCGATCGCATCAGGGTCACGGCGACCTCGACCGGCAAGGTGCCGAACACATCTGCGACCGCGGCCTCCTCGGGTTCCGACCTCAACGGCATGGCGGCGGCCGATGCGGCGCAGCAGATCAAGGCGCGGCTGGTCAAGTTCGCGGCCGAACGGTTCGGTGTTGCCGAAAGCGATGTTGCTTTCGAACCCAATGTCGTGCGCGCCGGGATCGAGCGCATTCCCTTCCCGGATTTCATCAAGGCTGCCTATGGCGCCCGCATCCAGCTTTCGGCGGCGGGTTTCTACAAGACTCCGAAGATCCACTGGAACCGTGCCGAAGGCCGTGGCCGACCATTCTTCTACTATGCCTATGGTGCATCGTGCTCCGAGGTCAGCGTCGATACCCTGACCGGCGAATATCAGGTCGATCGCACCGATATCCTTCACGATGTCGGCCGCTCGCTCAATCCGGCTCTTGATATCGGCCAGGTCGAGGGCGCCTTCGTGCAGGGCATGGGTTGGTTGACAATGGAGGAGCTGTGGTGGGATGCGAAGGGGCGGCTGCGCACCCATGCGCCGTCGACATACAAAATCCCGCTTGCGTCGGACCGTCCGCGCATCTTCAATGTCCGCCTTGCCGACTGGTCGGTGAACCGCGAGGAGACGATCCGGCGGTCGAAGGCGGTCGGCGAGCCGCCCTTCATGCTCGGCATCTCCGTGCTTGAGGCGATCTCCATGGCGGCGGCGAGCGTTGCCGATTACCTGATACCGCCGCGCATCGATGCGCCGGCGACGCCGGAACGGGTTCTGATGGCGGTCGAGCGCCTGCGCTGCCAAGGTATAGAGGATAACGATGCTGGCCTTCCGCGAAGACATTCGTGA
- the xdhC gene encoding xanthine dehydrogenase accessory protein XdhC: protein MAFREDIRDFLRAEPDCILVTLTGAAGSTPRDTDAWMLVSRARLFGTIGGGQLEYMAIDQARRALRTDSLAAGLAVPLGPAIGQCCGGHVGIAFTRMDKDVALQLVARSDAEIASRPHVYVFGAGHVGRVLAAALSLAPLRVILVDTREEELSACPVAGIETCLTPMPEAIVRDAPPASAFVVLTHDHALDFLITAEVLQREDAAYVGMIGSKTKRATFRNWLSREVARPDLFDRLICPIGGTTVKDKRPAVIATLAAAEILTAALLHNSLNRNRFKDKIMQKI, encoded by the coding sequence CTGGCCTTCCGCGAAGACATTCGTGACTTCCTGCGCGCCGAGCCTGACTGCATCCTCGTTACGTTGACGGGGGCGGCAGGCTCCACGCCGCGCGATACCGACGCTTGGATGCTGGTGTCGCGCGCGCGGCTGTTCGGCACGATCGGCGGCGGCCAGCTGGAATATATGGCCATCGACCAGGCCCGCCGCGCGCTTCGAACCGATAGTCTTGCGGCGGGGCTGGCCGTGCCGCTCGGGCCTGCCATCGGCCAATGCTGCGGCGGTCATGTCGGCATCGCCTTTACCCGTATGGACAAGGATGTGGCCCTGCAGCTTGTGGCGCGCAGCGACGCCGAGATCGCCAGCCGGCCGCATGTCTATGTGTTTGGCGCAGGCCATGTCGGCCGCGTGCTGGCGGCAGCCCTTTCGCTTGCGCCGCTGCGGGTTATTCTGGTGGATACGCGCGAGGAAGAACTATCGGCCTGCCCGGTCGCGGGCATCGAGACCTGCCTCACGCCGATGCCGGAAGCGATCGTGCGCGATGCGCCGCCGGCAAGTGCCTTCGTGGTGCTGACCCATGATCATGCGCTCGATTTCCTGATCACCGCCGAAGTCCTGCAGCGCGAGGATGCCGCCTATGTCGGCATGATCGGTTCGAAGACCAAGCGCGCGACATTCCGCAACTGGCTGTCGCGGGAAGTCGCCCGGCCCGATCTCTTCGATCGCCTCATCTGCCCGATCGGCGGGACGACGGTGAAGGACAAACGCCCGGCTGTCATCGCAACGCTTGCCGCCGCGGAAATCCTGACGGCGGCGCTCCTGCATAATTCCTTAAATCGAAATCGATTTAAGGATAAAATTATGCAGAAAATTTAA
- a CDS encoding LysR family transcriptional regulator, whose amino-acid sequence MSYLDNVRVFVRVVELGTLSAAGRDQRVTPAVASNRIKELERHLGVRLFNRTTRKLTPTEHGRVFYEGAVKIIEAVNEAEGAIADLSQNPKGALRITAPLGIGRRLIASGIPAFHDKYPDIEVRLRLSDHNIDILSEGVDVAFKLGVLEDSNLRMRGILNCERVICAAPAYLEKRGTPATPDALIDDKHDCLLLRYPGSKEYYWTLQTPEGPRKFEIGGPYDSDDGDVLTQWALEGRGIINKPLFEVKAHLDCGALVEILKDSPPTSVQLAAIYPHKRFQDPKVRLMIDFMAERCQRLIGRLLADPPREDAVATG is encoded by the coding sequence ATGTCCTATCTCGATAACGTGCGTGTCTTTGTCCGGGTCGTCGAACTCGGAACCCTGTCAGCAGCCGGGCGCGACCAACGCGTCACGCCCGCCGTCGCCAGCAATCGCATCAAGGAGCTGGAGCGCCATCTCGGCGTCCGGCTATTCAACCGCACCACCCGCAAGCTGACGCCGACCGAGCATGGCCGGGTGTTCTACGAGGGCGCCGTCAAGATCATCGAGGCCGTCAACGAGGCCGAGGGCGCGATCGCTGATCTTTCGCAGAACCCCAAGGGCGCGCTGCGCATCACTGCCCCGCTGGGCATCGGGCGGCGCCTGATCGCCTCGGGCATCCCCGCCTTCCACGACAAATACCCTGACATCGAGGTCAGGCTTCGCCTGTCAGACCACAATATCGATATCCTGAGCGAAGGCGTCGATGTCGCATTCAAGCTCGGCGTGCTGGAGGATTCCAACCTGCGCATGCGCGGCATCCTCAATTGCGAGCGCGTAATCTGCGCGGCCCCCGCCTATCTCGAAAAGCGCGGTACGCCCGCGACCCCCGATGCGCTGATCGATGACAAGCATGACTGTCTTCTGCTGCGCTATCCGGGCTCGAAGGAATATTACTGGACGCTGCAGACGCCGGAAGGACCGCGCAAATTCGAGATCGGCGGCCCTTATGATTCCGACGACGGCGATGTGCTGACCCAATGGGCGCTGGAAGGACGCGGCATCATCAACAAGCCGCTGTTCGAGGTGAAGGCGCATCTGGATTGCGGCGCGCTGGTGGAGATCCTCAAGGACTCGCCGCCGACAAGCGTGCAGCTTGCGGCGATCTATCCGCACAAGCGGTTCCAGGATCCCAAGGTCCGGCTGATGATCGATTTCATGGCCGAGCGCTGTCAGCGACTGATCGGCAGGTTGCTTGCGGATCCGCCCCGCGAGGACGCGGTCGCCACCGGCTGA
- a CDS encoding urate hydroxylase PuuD encodes MYEYAIAWDWLTFVVRWLHVITAIAWIGSSFYFVALDLGLKKHPNLPAGAYGEEWQVHGGGFYHIQKYLVAPSNMPEHLIWFKWESYVTWLSGFGMLCLVYYAGADLYLIDPNVLDVSKPVAIAISLASIAFGWIAYDLICRSPLGNDNTRLMVLLYFILVAMACGYTQLFTGRAAFLHLGAFTATIMSANVFFIIIPNQKIVVADLIAGRTPDAKYGRIAKQRSTHNNYVTLPVLFLMLSNHYPLAFGTQFNWIIASLVFLMGVTIRHYFNTRHANAGNPTWTWLATVLLFIVIMWLSTVPKVLTGGAAETKISAAQQPFVTAEAFPKVRDTVLGRCSMCHAKEPGWEGMVVPPKGVIFETDGDIAAHAREIYLQAGRSHAMPPANVTAISDDERRLLVAWYEAAVKGGETR; translated from the coding sequence ATGTATGAATATGCCATTGCCTGGGACTGGTTGACCTTCGTCGTCCGCTGGCTTCACGTCATCACCGCGATTGCCTGGATCGGCTCGTCCTTCTATTTCGTCGCGCTCGATCTCGGCCTGAAGAAGCACCCGAACCTGCCGGCCGGCGCCTATGGCGAGGAATGGCAGGTCCATGGCGGCGGTTTCTATCACATCCAGAAATATCTCGTGGCGCCGTCCAACATGCCGGAGCACCTGATCTGGTTCAAATGGGAAAGCTACGTCACGTGGCTTTCCGGCTTCGGCATGCTGTGTCTCGTCTATTATGCCGGCGCCGATCTCTATCTGATCGACCCCAATGTGCTTGACGTTTCCAAGCCCGTCGCCATCGCCATATCGCTCGCCTCTATTGCCTTTGGGTGGATCGCCTACGACCTGATCTGCCGCTCGCCCCTAGGCAACGACAACACGCGGCTGATGGTGCTGCTTTATTTCATCCTGGTCGCCATGGCCTGCGGCTATACACAGCTGTTCACCGGCCGTGCCGCCTTCCTGCATCTCGGCGCCTTTACCGCGACGATCATGTCAGCCAACGTGTTCTTCATCATCATCCCCAACCAGAAGATTGTCGTCGCCGACCTTATCGCCGGCCGCACGCCGGATGCGAAATACGGCAGGATTGCCAAGCAGCGCTCCACCCACAACAACTACGTGACGCTGCCCGTCCTCTTCCTGATGCTATCGAACCACTACCCGCTGGCGTTCGGCACGCAGTTCAACTGGATCATCGCCTCGCTCGTCTTCCTGATGGGCGTCACCATCCGCCACTATTTCAACACCCGCCATGCCAATGCCGGCAACCCGACCTGGACGTGGCTCGCGACCGTGCTGCTTTTCATCGTCATCATGTGGCTTTCCACCGTGCCGAAGGTGCTGACGGGCGGGGCGGCAGAGACGAAGATCTCCGCCGCGCAACAGCCTTTCGTGACGGCGGAAGCTTTCCCGAAGGTGCGCGACACCGTGCTCGGCCGCTGCTCCATGTGCCATGCCAAAGAGCCGGGATGGGAAGGTATGGTCGTTCCGCCCAAGGGGGTCATCTTCGAAACGGATGGCGATATCGCAGCTCATGCCCGCGAAATCTACCTGCAGGCGGGGCGTTCGCACGCCATGCCGCCGGCCAATGTGACCGCCATTTCCGACGACGAGCGGCGCCTGCTCGTCGCCTGGTATGAGGCCGCCGTCAAGGGAGGAGAAACCCGATGA
- the guaD gene encoding guanine deaminase, with protein MNELLIRGRVLTFVDEPNGLEDTASYRYFEDGAVLVRAGRVVTSGPYDRVKGLATADAEIADHRPNLVLPGLIDTHLHFPQTQAIASYGAQLLEWLNTYIFVEEQKFAQPEHAAFIAGRFMDELISNGTTTAVAYCSVHPESVDAYFTAAEQRGMRMIGGKVMMDRNAPDALCDSPERGYDETRQLIEKWHNRGRAHYAISPRFAITSTPEQMEVSRTLVAEFPDCYVQTHLSENRDEIAYATSLYPDAKDYTDIYARYGLLGDKTLLGHCIYLDDREVSVLAETGAVGVFCPTSNLFLGSGLFDRDRFDRLGARWSVATDVGAGTSFSMLETMDEAYKVLHLQGQRLSPLNSFYRMTLGNARALGLDDRIGSLHAGADADIVVLDSSAKPAMELRMRTAKSLVEELFILQTMGDDRCVAEVYVAGKAMKAKAITRQGALARLLETA; from the coding sequence ATGAACGAACTTTTGATCCGCGGCCGCGTGCTGACCTTTGTCGATGAGCCGAACGGCCTCGAGGATACCGCATCTTATCGTTATTTCGAAGATGGCGCCGTGCTCGTCCGCGCGGGCCGTGTCGTGACGAGCGGACCCTATGACAGGGTGAAGGGCCTCGCCACCGCAGACGCCGAAATCGCCGATCACCGCCCGAACCTCGTGCTTCCCGGCCTGATCGATACCCATCTGCATTTTCCGCAGACCCAGGCGATCGCCTCCTATGGCGCGCAGCTGCTGGAGTGGCTGAACACCTATATCTTCGTGGAAGAGCAGAAGTTCGCGCAGCCCGAGCATGCCGCCTTCATCGCCGGCCGCTTCATGGACGAGCTCATCTCCAACGGTACGACGACGGCGGTCGCCTATTGTTCCGTCCATCCTGAAAGTGTCGATGCCTATTTCACCGCAGCCGAACAGCGCGGCATGCGCATGATCGGCGGCAAGGTTATGATGGACCGAAATGCGCCGGATGCACTCTGCGATAGCCCGGAGCGTGGCTATGACGAGACCCGCCAGTTGATCGAGAAATGGCACAATCGCGGCCGCGCGCACTACGCGATCAGCCCGCGCTTTGCCATCACCTCGACGCCGGAACAGATGGAGGTGAGCCGTACCCTCGTGGCCGAGTTCCCTGACTGCTACGTCCAGACCCATCTTTCCGAAAACCGCGACGAGATCGCCTATGCAACGTCACTCTATCCGGACGCGAAGGACTATACGGACATCTACGCCCGTTACGGCCTTCTCGGCGACAAGACGCTGCTCGGACATTGCATCTATCTCGACGACCGCGAGGTTTCTGTTCTGGCAGAGACCGGCGCCGTCGGCGTGTTCTGCCCGACATCGAACCTCTTCCTCGGCTCGGGGCTTTTCGATCGCGACCGTTTCGATCGTCTCGGCGCACGCTGGTCGGTGGCGACGGATGTCGGGGCGGGAACGAGCTTCTCCATGCTGGAAACGATGGACGAGGCCTACAAGGTGCTGCACCTTCAGGGGCAGCGGCTTTCGCCGCTCAACTCCTTCTACCGCATGACGCTCGGCAATGCCCGCGCGCTCGGGCTCGACGACCGGATCGGCTCGCTCCATGCCGGCGCCGACGCCGATATCGTCGTTCTCGATTCCAGCGCCAAGCCGGCGATGGAACTACGGATGCGCACGGCAAAGTCGCTGGTCGAGGAACTGTTCATCCTGCAGACGATGGGCGACGATCGCTGCGTGGCCGAAGTCTATGTCGCCGGCAAGGCGATGAAGGCGAAGGCCATCACACGGCAGGGAGCATTAGCACGACTTCTGGAAACCGCTTGA
- the bhcR gene encoding HTH-type transcriptional regulator BhcR — MEQKGRGRPGRKAGENAAPSSVQVLDRSLTLLAAVAEADGATLSSLSDRTGLASSTVHRLLTSLANHGMVDHDTETGAWTIGLKAFEIGNAFLRFRKLGTISRPFLKNLMESCGETANIGIEEQGDVVFISQVESHAPMRAFFRPGRRGPIHASGIGKAILATWDDGEIERLLAGRTLQHFTDKTCDSLPKLLADIASIRTRGWSIDDEEHTLGMRCVAAPIFDEYGEAVAGISVSGPAVRMPDGKIDEVGPLVRAAAEDLTKAMGGRIQNVGAAG, encoded by the coding sequence ATGGAACAAAAAGGACGCGGCAGGCCGGGACGAAAAGCCGGCGAGAACGCCGCTCCTTCATCGGTGCAGGTGCTGGACAGGAGCCTCACGCTGCTTGCAGCCGTCGCGGAGGCGGATGGCGCCACCCTCTCATCCCTGTCCGACCGGACGGGCCTTGCCTCCTCGACGGTGCACCGGCTGCTGACCTCGCTTGCCAATCACGGCATGGTCGATCACGACACGGAGACCGGCGCCTGGACGATCGGCCTCAAGGCCTTCGAAATCGGCAATGCCTTCCTGCGCTTCCGCAAGCTCGGCACGATCAGCCGGCCGTTCCTGAAGAACCTCATGGAAAGCTGCGGCGAGACCGCCAATATCGGCATCGAGGAACAGGGCGACGTCGTGTTCATCTCGCAGGTCGAGAGCCATGCGCCGATGCGCGCCTTCTTCCGGCCCGGCCGGCGCGGCCCGATCCACGCCTCCGGCATCGGCAAGGCGATCCTCGCAACCTGGGACGACGGCGAGATCGAACGACTGCTTGCCGGCCGCACGCTGCAGCATTTTACCGACAAGACCTGCGACAGCCTGCCGAAGCTGCTGGCGGATATCGCAAGCATCCGCACCCGTGGCTGGTCGATAGACGACGAGGAACACACGCTCGGCATGCGCTGCGTGGCGGCGCCCATCTTCGATGAATATGGCGAGGCGGTTGCCGGCATTTCCGTTTCCGGCCCGGCGGTTCGCATGCCCGACGGCAAGATCGATGAGGTGGGTCCCTTGGTGAGAGCGGCGGCAGAGGACTTGACCAAGGCCATGGGCGGGCGGATACAAAATGTCGGCGCGGCAGGATAA